The Podarcis muralis chromosome 8, rPodMur119.hap1.1, whole genome shotgun sequence genomic sequence TCCATCTACATCTACACGTATTCCCGCGTGGCGAAGGAGAAGGAggcgaaggaggagagggagaagaccGAGGAGGAGCGGGTGCTGGGTAGGAGCCTTCGCCTTCGTATGGGGACGGGGGCTGCTTGCCCCCTGAGcgcctctgagcatgcgcagaatgTGCCTTGCTTTCTTCACATATTGATGTTGTCAATGTCCGAATGCTTTCTTCTGTAACAGGAGAAGCAGCTTCCCAAAGCTCTTTGactggggcagggggcggggTACACCTGAAGGTAAAGGGCTGCAAGCTCTGAAGTTGTGCAGAACATCTGCCCGTTGCCACACTAGCTCATGGGTGTCAAATTAAATGCgcttgaattatttatttttgaattgtTTATTGTCTGGGACCAACTTAATGATAACTCCCTATATTTCAAAGTAAGGTTTTTGTGCAGAACTTGATGGCAGCAATCATTAGTGCTTTGGCAATGCACTTTGAAGTGTCCTTGTGTAAgttaaatatgtgtaaaataatccattcatattttaaatatattgtctCATCCATCACGATGCTTCAAAAAATGACAAATAGTAAAAAACAAATAGTTTTTTCTCTTAGGAACTCTTATGAAGTGGGacttttgccttttcttttcttttttctgcattTAGAGAATGCAACTGGATTGACCAAATATGTTTCAGAAGATGGACGGAGGAAAGTTGTTATGTTTAGAACAGCAGAGAAAGGCTTTACTTTCAACGTGACGACAACTTATAAACCAAACTTTGTGCCACTGTCAACTCGCCTGCATAATTACATACAGTCATATTTTGATGATACTACTAGATCAGAAAAATAAATGATTCTGAGCAAAAATTCTCAAGATACATAAAATGTCagtatgttttatattttctaaACTCACATGAAACCCAGTCTGAAATATCAGATATTTTATCAGCAGTTGCTTTGAAAAATCAATGGGTTTTCTAGACTGCCTCACTGAATTTGAGTTTTTTGTGACCTATTAAAATTTGATATCTATtggaacattattattatggggTTTTTATATACTGTGCTGCTTTTCAGCTCAAATCTCCCCCAAAACACCTGTTAATAgaagaaaatgtacaaaataatcAAAACAACGTAACATAGCAAAATCTCAATAAAAGAGGAACAGAAGTGTTCCTAAGCTTTCATCACCCCTATATCCCACATCTTTAGCACCTCAATGGGGCGTGGGGAGGGGAGTTACTAGTGtgttttgttgatgtttttattacgtatttttggttttatcatgtttttatgctgtgaactgccctgagatccatgtatgaagggctgtatacaaattaaGCTAAGGAGGCAGTGAAGGAATCATAGCATGCATCACCAAGGAGTTGTCTAGGCAGAGTTGTTGCAAGTGGTCTGGCAATGATGGGCACCAGGAGCACATGGTGATGATTTGCAAGCAGCTTGCAAGGCATTCTGAGGACAATTGCTTGACCTCATAGTGACTTAAGATGCTGCTATTACAGTAAATCCAGCCAAGGTGTCTAATGCAGTGCGTGGTCCAGTGTTATGGGGCCGTTTCTAGTTCATGCAGCCTGATTATGTGGACAGGATACTTGCACAAATGTATTCAGCCGCATTGCCTGGAACTTTGCCTTTCCTGGCTGGTGAAAGCTAACTGAAGAGAAGTTGGACCGAGAGTGGTGAACCCATCATCACATGGACAGGTGCCAGCCGTCTTTAAAGAGGGACACCCCCCCTCCAGCCTTCTGGATGGCCTGCTCATAGAAACCAGGGCAAACTGAATGTGACTGGGCACCAGCTAGGGTGGCCAGGTATCCTGTATTGCAGAGGACAGAGCTCTGTTTTGAGGGAATTCTCCCCCCCCACAaagatttttattagttttcacaatacaataaaatattatcTAGAACAAATAGAATCAAAGAGATGagagggaagaacaagaaaagacACATAATAAAGCACAGAATTATGTGTATATAGTCCTCCATCATAATTATAGCTGAATCTTCAATCCACAGACAAAGAAGTGAGTTTTCCCAGCTCTCAGCAGGGAGCGCTTCCCCCTTCCTTAGCCTCACACCCTGAGGAAAATTCATTCTGGTCTGTCTCTCACACAGGTCCCTCTATTCGACCTCTCTGTATGTATATCTTCATTTATCCCAAAAATAAATCTTCAGAAATCAAAACATATAAGAACCAAGTTAATAGAGTGCTATCAAATATTAACAATCGTAAAACAAAgtaaaggagagggagggaggaaattaaaagaaaaaaataggcttccactTTTCCATCTGCCAATTATTTGTATAtcaattattcaaaatatttaacGTATGCACTCTAGAAATATCCAGCTTTTTTCCATTCTGCTAATCCAAAATTTTCAAAAGAGtatgaggaaataaaagatcattttcagagttggttacaTTATAGGCAATTACATGAGATGTATAAAGAAGATaacaagaaaggatttagttacaccacttctagatttcaaaaggaagtaATAGAAGGGAAAGTGAAGTTGCTGAAGGgtgcatatagtattctgctagaatgggaaacaaatgaTGAGGAGGTGAGAtggtcatgatcaaatgggcacaagatataggacataacatacaatttgaagattgggaaaaacgGTGGCaaacagatttaaaatttacagattgttctcttctgaaagaaaattatatgaaaatgatgtatagatggtatataacaccagtacagatagcaaaaatgtataaaactgggtcaaacatgttggaaatgtaaagaaaaggaagggaccttCTACCATATGAGGAGGGACTGcagagaaatttttaaaaattgggaaatgatatacaatgagttgaagaaaatgtttaaaatgacatttataaaaaaaaccagaagcatttctgttagggattgtaggacaagaactgccaaggaaaataaaaaaatatatttatgtatgctacaacagcggcaagagtcttgattgcacaaggatggaacaatgaggaaaccccgacaaaagaacagtcgcaagagaaattgatgaactatgcagaaatggcaaaattgacatgcaAATTGCAAGACAatgacaactgtgactttaaagaagaatgggagccttttataaattatttaagaagacaacaaaatgaactggactccttggcaggttttgaataaacacagaAATTTATTGAGGATTAACATAGTAGACAGATATAAGGATgtatacaattttacaatatgcagaggtTAACGTGTTTAGAAatcagagaggagctgagggaagtcttaggggggagggagggtttgctggggaggtgggaggggggaaataatgaagattatttgttttgataatttgttatgttgaagttgttaatatttttttaaaaaagatggtaaTCCCAAATTTTCATCTCAGgcatccaaaattcttcttttctCAATGTAGCTCTTCATTAACTACTGTTACCTTCAAATgtccaaaataatatttttccaGTTCCTTGTGGCAAGTTTCTCTTCATTGGTTCCAACGA encodes the following:
- the SMIM26 gene encoding small integral membrane protein 26, translating into MNLWQAWKAVSSRPAMVYTFGVWTILGSIYIYTYSRVAKEKEAKEEREKTEEERVLENATGLTKYVSEDGRRKVVMFRTAEKGFTFNVTTTYKPNFVPLSTRLHNYIQSYFDDTTRSEK